In Kryptolebias marmoratus isolate JLee-2015 linkage group LG4, ASM164957v2, whole genome shotgun sequence, the following proteins share a genomic window:
- the LOC108247386 gene encoding inter-alpha-trypsin inhibitor heavy chain H3 isoform X5 — translation MGRAVVQLTLFGLLLALAASQPNKDDWDIYSFHINSTVIGRYATTVITSRVANRIEESKEIEFHVQIPKNAFISKFRMFIDGQVYDGVVKTKEQAQQQYTQAVSRGESAGIVSSVGRTMEEFKTSVTVAAHKKVTFELTYEELLKRTRGKYELQIHTRPMQPVKDFKVDVYIYEKAGISFIDVKGGLSTKALANAITKTHADNKAWVYFYPTVDQQKTCDSCGEQGMNGDLVIVYDVNRDTGLGDIKTSDGYFVHHFAPSSLPRIPKNIVFIIDQSGSMSGRKMEQTRIALVHILNDLAGDDFFGVISFDSQIFHWKRELVQATSVNLEEAKEFARNIMERGATDINAAVLEGARMLNAHPREGSASILILLTDGDPTSGVTNFEIIQSNVRRAIAGKFPLYCLGFGFDVKFEFLEKMSLENNGVARRIYEDSDADVQLKGFYEEVATPLLTDVTMIYLGGTNLTQTNFSQYYNGSEIVVAGEIMDNDIETFSPQVVAISSSRTLTFSTTNTSVEPSTGSVAVGLLQRVWAYLTVKQLLEKELLLSGAEKEKVKKEVLEKSLKYSFVTPLTSMVVTKPEGEKTQVLHKPKEGEAQQLYRGFGRLNYAMGGSSQFSGHSARVLVPSYASTPTHHKVTRVIGAAPPPSRVSHQTPSILFTRFAHQTLFS, via the exons ATGGGGAGAGCTGTGGTGCAGCTCACCCTCTTCGGGCTGCTGCTGGCTTTGGCTGCTTCACAACCAAACAAG GATGACTGGGACATTTACAGCTTTCACATCAACTCCACTGTGATCGGACGTTACGCCACCACCGTCATCACAAGCCGTGTGGCCAATCGTATAGAGGAATCCAAGGAAATTGAATTTCATGTCCAGATTCCCAAGAATGCCTTCATCAGTAAATTCAGAAT GTTTATAGACGGTCAGGTTTATGATGGAGTTGTGAAAACAAAGGAGCAGGCTCAGCAGCAGTACACTCAGGCTGTGTCTCGTGGTGAAAGTGCAGGAATTGTCAG CTCTGTAGGGAGGACCATGGAGGAATTTAAAACTTCTGTAACTGTGGCGGCTCACAAAAAGGTCACCTTTGAGCTCACATATGAGGAACTACTGAAACGCACTCGTGGCAAATATGAGCTGCAGATCCACACTCGACCCATGCAGCCTGTCAAAGACTTCAAG GTTGACGTGTACATCTATGAAAAAGCTGGGATCAGTTTCATTGATGTGAAAGGAGGACTGAGCACTAAAGCCCTGGCTAATGCCATCACCAAGACACATGCAGACAACAAG GCCTGGGTGTATTTCTATCCAACTGTGGACCAGCAGAAAACTTGTGACAGCTGTGGAGAACAAGGTATGAATGGAGATCTGGTTATTGTTTATGATGTCAACAGAGACACTGGACTGGGAGACATCAAG ACATCAGACGGGTACTTTGTCCATCACTTTGCTCCATCTAGTCTTCCTCGAATACCAAAGAATATCGTTTTTATTATTGACCAAAGTGGCTCGATGTCTGGCAGAAAAAtggaacag actCGTATTGCTTTGGTCCATATTTTAAATGACCTGGCAGGAGACGACTTTTTTGGTGTCATTTCCTTTGATAGCCAAATATTTCACTGGAAACGAGAACTTGTTCAGGCCACCAGTGTAAATTTGGAGGAGGCCAAAGAATTTGCAAGGAATATAATGGAGAGAGGAG CTACAGACATTAATGCAGCAGTGCTGGAAGGAGCTCGTATGCTGAATGCACATCCCAGAGAAGGTTCAGCATCTATTCTGATCCTACTCACAGATGGAGACCCAACCTCAG GAGTGACTAATTTTGAAATTATACAGTCAAATGTAAGACGGGCCATTGCAGGAAAGTTCCCTCTCTACTGTCTTGGTTTTGGGTTTGATGTCAAGTTTGAGTTCCTTGAGAAAATGTCACTGGAGAACAATGGTGTGGCGAGACGGATTTATGAAGACTCTGATGCCGATGTACAACTGAAG GGTTTCTATGAAGAAGTGGCCACTCCTCTATTGACAGATGTGACCATGATCTACCTGGGTGGAACCAATCTGACCCAGACTAATTTCAGTCAGTATTATAATGGCTCTGAGATTGTGGTGGCTGGTGAGATCATGGACAATGACATTGAAACCTTCAGTCCACAAGTTGTGGCCATTTCA AGTAGTAGAACATTAACATTTTCTACCACCAACACGTCTGTGGAGCCCTCTACTGGATCAGTGGCTGTAGGCCTCCTTCAGAGGGTTTGGGCCTACCTCACAGTTAAACAGCTACTGGAGAAAGA GTTGCTGTTGTCTGgggctgagaaagaaaaagtgaagaaagaaGTTTTGGAGAAGTCTCTGAAGTACAGCTTTGTGACCCCACTCACATCCATGGTGGTCACCAAGCCTGAGGGGGAGAAAACACAGGTTCTTCACAAACCAAAGGAGGGGGAAGCTCAACAGCTTTACAGAGGTTTTGGACGACTTAATTATGCAATGGGAG gaagttcTCAGTTTTCTGGTCATTCAG CACGAGTTCTGGTTCCTTCTTATGCTTCTACTCCGACTCATCACAAAGTCACTCGTGTTATTG GtgccgctcctcctccttctcgtG TG
- the LOC108247386 gene encoding inter-alpha-trypsin inhibitor heavy chain H3 isoform X6, with amino-acid sequence MGRAVVQLTLFGLLLALAASQPNKDDWDIYSFHINSTVIGRYATTVITSRVANRIEESKEIEFHVQIPKNAFISKFRMFIDGQVYDGVVKTKEQAQQQYTQAVSRGESAGIVSSVGRTMEEFKTSVTVAAHKKVTFELTYEELLKRTRGKYELQIHTRPMQPVKDFKVDVYIYEKAGISFIDVKGGLSTKALANAITKTHADNKAWVYFYPTVDQQKTCDSCGEQGMNGDLVIVYDVNRDTGLGDIKTSDGYFVHHFAPSSLPRIPKNIVFIIDQSGSMSGRKMEQTRIALVHILNDLAGDDFFGVISFDSQIFHWKRELVQATSVNLEEAKEFARNIMERGATDINAAVLEGARMLNAHPREGSASILILLTDGDPTSGVTNFEIIQSNVRRAIAGKFPLYCLGFGFDVKFEFLEKMSLENNGVARRIYEDSDADVQLKGFYEEVATPLLTDVTMIYLGGTNLTQTNFSQYYNGSEIVVAGEIMDNDIETFSPQVVAISSSRTLTFSTTNTSVEPSTGSVAVGLLQRVWAYLTVKQLLEKELLLSGAEKEKVKKEVLEKSLKYSFVTPLTSMVVTKPEGEKTQVLHKPKEGEAQQLYRGFGRLNYAMGGSSQFSGHSGAAPPPSRVSHQTPSILFTRFAHQTLFS; translated from the exons ATGGGGAGAGCTGTGGTGCAGCTCACCCTCTTCGGGCTGCTGCTGGCTTTGGCTGCTTCACAACCAAACAAG GATGACTGGGACATTTACAGCTTTCACATCAACTCCACTGTGATCGGACGTTACGCCACCACCGTCATCACAAGCCGTGTGGCCAATCGTATAGAGGAATCCAAGGAAATTGAATTTCATGTCCAGATTCCCAAGAATGCCTTCATCAGTAAATTCAGAAT GTTTATAGACGGTCAGGTTTATGATGGAGTTGTGAAAACAAAGGAGCAGGCTCAGCAGCAGTACACTCAGGCTGTGTCTCGTGGTGAAAGTGCAGGAATTGTCAG CTCTGTAGGGAGGACCATGGAGGAATTTAAAACTTCTGTAACTGTGGCGGCTCACAAAAAGGTCACCTTTGAGCTCACATATGAGGAACTACTGAAACGCACTCGTGGCAAATATGAGCTGCAGATCCACACTCGACCCATGCAGCCTGTCAAAGACTTCAAG GTTGACGTGTACATCTATGAAAAAGCTGGGATCAGTTTCATTGATGTGAAAGGAGGACTGAGCACTAAAGCCCTGGCTAATGCCATCACCAAGACACATGCAGACAACAAG GCCTGGGTGTATTTCTATCCAACTGTGGACCAGCAGAAAACTTGTGACAGCTGTGGAGAACAAGGTATGAATGGAGATCTGGTTATTGTTTATGATGTCAACAGAGACACTGGACTGGGAGACATCAAG ACATCAGACGGGTACTTTGTCCATCACTTTGCTCCATCTAGTCTTCCTCGAATACCAAAGAATATCGTTTTTATTATTGACCAAAGTGGCTCGATGTCTGGCAGAAAAAtggaacag actCGTATTGCTTTGGTCCATATTTTAAATGACCTGGCAGGAGACGACTTTTTTGGTGTCATTTCCTTTGATAGCCAAATATTTCACTGGAAACGAGAACTTGTTCAGGCCACCAGTGTAAATTTGGAGGAGGCCAAAGAATTTGCAAGGAATATAATGGAGAGAGGAG CTACAGACATTAATGCAGCAGTGCTGGAAGGAGCTCGTATGCTGAATGCACATCCCAGAGAAGGTTCAGCATCTATTCTGATCCTACTCACAGATGGAGACCCAACCTCAG GAGTGACTAATTTTGAAATTATACAGTCAAATGTAAGACGGGCCATTGCAGGAAAGTTCCCTCTCTACTGTCTTGGTTTTGGGTTTGATGTCAAGTTTGAGTTCCTTGAGAAAATGTCACTGGAGAACAATGGTGTGGCGAGACGGATTTATGAAGACTCTGATGCCGATGTACAACTGAAG GGTTTCTATGAAGAAGTGGCCACTCCTCTATTGACAGATGTGACCATGATCTACCTGGGTGGAACCAATCTGACCCAGACTAATTTCAGTCAGTATTATAATGGCTCTGAGATTGTGGTGGCTGGTGAGATCATGGACAATGACATTGAAACCTTCAGTCCACAAGTTGTGGCCATTTCA AGTAGTAGAACATTAACATTTTCTACCACCAACACGTCTGTGGAGCCCTCTACTGGATCAGTGGCTGTAGGCCTCCTTCAGAGGGTTTGGGCCTACCTCACAGTTAAACAGCTACTGGAGAAAGA GTTGCTGTTGTCTGgggctgagaaagaaaaagtgaagaaagaaGTTTTGGAGAAGTCTCTGAAGTACAGCTTTGTGACCCCACTCACATCCATGGTGGTCACCAAGCCTGAGGGGGAGAAAACACAGGTTCTTCACAAACCAAAGGAGGGGGAAGCTCAACAGCTTTACAGAGGTTTTGGACGACTTAATTATGCAATGGGAG gaagttcTCAGTTTTCTGGTCATTCAG GtgccgctcctcctccttctcgtG TG
- the LOC108247386 gene encoding inter-alpha-trypsin inhibitor heavy chain H3 isoform X4 — protein sequence MGRAVVQLTLFGLLLALAASQPNKDDWDIYSFHINSTVIGRYATTVITSRVANRIEESKEIEFHVQIPKNAFISKFRMFIDGQVYDGVVKTKEQAQQQYTQAVSRGESAGIVSSVGRTMEEFKTSVTVAAHKKVTFELTYEELLKRTRGKYELQIHTRPMQPVKDFKVDVYIYEKAGISFIDVKGGLSTKALANAITKTHADNKAWVYFYPTVDQQKTCDSCGEQGMNGDLVIVYDVNRDTGLGDIKTSDGYFVHHFAPSSLPRIPKNIVFIIDQSGSMSGRKMEQTRIALVHILNDLAGDDFFGVISFDSQIFHWKRELVQATSVNLEEAKEFARNIMERGATDINAAVLEGARMLNAHPREGSASILILLTDGDPTSGVTNFEIIQSNVRRAIAGKFPLYCLGFGFDVKFEFLEKMSLENNGVARRIYEDSDADVQLKGFYEEVATPLLTDVTMIYLGGTNLTQTNFSQYYNGSEIVVAGEIMDNDIETFSPQVVAISSSRTLTFSTTNTSVEPSTGSVAVGLLQRVWAYLTVKQLLEKELLLSGAEKEKVKKEVLEKSLKYSFVTPLTSMVVTKPEGEKTQVLHKPKEGEAQQLYRGFGRLNYAMGGSSQFSGHSARVLVPSYASTPTHHKVTRVIGAAPPPSRARFYIPPPPPVFGKTSHTKTLLRATQHKIYFRVFDQKK from the exons ATGGGGAGAGCTGTGGTGCAGCTCACCCTCTTCGGGCTGCTGCTGGCTTTGGCTGCTTCACAACCAAACAAG GATGACTGGGACATTTACAGCTTTCACATCAACTCCACTGTGATCGGACGTTACGCCACCACCGTCATCACAAGCCGTGTGGCCAATCGTATAGAGGAATCCAAGGAAATTGAATTTCATGTCCAGATTCCCAAGAATGCCTTCATCAGTAAATTCAGAAT GTTTATAGACGGTCAGGTTTATGATGGAGTTGTGAAAACAAAGGAGCAGGCTCAGCAGCAGTACACTCAGGCTGTGTCTCGTGGTGAAAGTGCAGGAATTGTCAG CTCTGTAGGGAGGACCATGGAGGAATTTAAAACTTCTGTAACTGTGGCGGCTCACAAAAAGGTCACCTTTGAGCTCACATATGAGGAACTACTGAAACGCACTCGTGGCAAATATGAGCTGCAGATCCACACTCGACCCATGCAGCCTGTCAAAGACTTCAAG GTTGACGTGTACATCTATGAAAAAGCTGGGATCAGTTTCATTGATGTGAAAGGAGGACTGAGCACTAAAGCCCTGGCTAATGCCATCACCAAGACACATGCAGACAACAAG GCCTGGGTGTATTTCTATCCAACTGTGGACCAGCAGAAAACTTGTGACAGCTGTGGAGAACAAGGTATGAATGGAGATCTGGTTATTGTTTATGATGTCAACAGAGACACTGGACTGGGAGACATCAAG ACATCAGACGGGTACTTTGTCCATCACTTTGCTCCATCTAGTCTTCCTCGAATACCAAAGAATATCGTTTTTATTATTGACCAAAGTGGCTCGATGTCTGGCAGAAAAAtggaacag actCGTATTGCTTTGGTCCATATTTTAAATGACCTGGCAGGAGACGACTTTTTTGGTGTCATTTCCTTTGATAGCCAAATATTTCACTGGAAACGAGAACTTGTTCAGGCCACCAGTGTAAATTTGGAGGAGGCCAAAGAATTTGCAAGGAATATAATGGAGAGAGGAG CTACAGACATTAATGCAGCAGTGCTGGAAGGAGCTCGTATGCTGAATGCACATCCCAGAGAAGGTTCAGCATCTATTCTGATCCTACTCACAGATGGAGACCCAACCTCAG GAGTGACTAATTTTGAAATTATACAGTCAAATGTAAGACGGGCCATTGCAGGAAAGTTCCCTCTCTACTGTCTTGGTTTTGGGTTTGATGTCAAGTTTGAGTTCCTTGAGAAAATGTCACTGGAGAACAATGGTGTGGCGAGACGGATTTATGAAGACTCTGATGCCGATGTACAACTGAAG GGTTTCTATGAAGAAGTGGCCACTCCTCTATTGACAGATGTGACCATGATCTACCTGGGTGGAACCAATCTGACCCAGACTAATTTCAGTCAGTATTATAATGGCTCTGAGATTGTGGTGGCTGGTGAGATCATGGACAATGACATTGAAACCTTCAGTCCACAAGTTGTGGCCATTTCA AGTAGTAGAACATTAACATTTTCTACCACCAACACGTCTGTGGAGCCCTCTACTGGATCAGTGGCTGTAGGCCTCCTTCAGAGGGTTTGGGCCTACCTCACAGTTAAACAGCTACTGGAGAAAGA GTTGCTGTTGTCTGgggctgagaaagaaaaagtgaagaaagaaGTTTTGGAGAAGTCTCTGAAGTACAGCTTTGTGACCCCACTCACATCCATGGTGGTCACCAAGCCTGAGGGGGAGAAAACACAGGTTCTTCACAAACCAAAGGAGGGGGAAGCTCAACAGCTTTACAGAGGTTTTGGACGACTTAATTATGCAATGGGAG gaagttcTCAGTTTTCTGGTCATTCAG CACGAGTTCTGGTTCCTTCTTATGCTTCTACTCCGACTCATCACAAAGTCACTCGTGTTATTG GtgccgctcctcctccttctcgtG CACGTTTTTatattcctcctcctcctcctgtttttgGTAAgacatcacacacaaaaacattgttaagagcaacacaacacaaaatatattttagagtttttgatCAAAAGAAATAA